In a genomic window of Rhodovulum sp. P5:
- a CDS encoding amphi-Trp domain-containing protein, which produces MANETTRFVHDSLEDAKTIKTLLNALSKGFAKGKMTLGDGETEMVLKTDGLMHLRLKAECDDGRCQVSLRVSWTETPEAAPKKGPPVIQS; this is translated from the coding sequence TTGGCAAACGAGACCACGCGCTTCGTGCATGACTCCCTTGAGGACGCCAAGACGATAAAGACCCTGCTGAACGCCCTGTCGAAAGGGTTTGCCAAGGGCAAGATGACCCTTGGCGATGGCGAGACCGAGATGGTTCTGAAAACCGACGGGTTGATGCATCTGCGCCTGAAGGCCGAATGCGACGACGGCCGCTGCCAGGTCAGCCTGCGCGTGTCCTGGACCGAAACACCCGAGGCCGCGCCGAAGAAAGGCCCGCCTGTCATCCAGTCCTGA
- a CDS encoding adenosylcobalamin-dependent ribonucleoside-diphosphate reductase has translation MTRFSAPIAEQIWDMKYRLKQADGTVIDQTVEDTWRRIARALAEPEADPAEWEDAFYAALEDFRFLPAGRITAGAGTGRSVTLFNCFVMGTIPDSMGGIFEALKEAALTMQQGGGIGYDFSTIRPKGADVKGVAADASGPLSFMDVWDAMCRTIMSAGSRRGAMMATMRCDHPDIEDFITAKQDAARLRMFNLSVLVTDAFMEAVKADGPWELTFDGKVYHTVEARDLWNRIMRATYDYAEPGVIFIDRINQMNNLAYCEEIAATNPCGEQPLPPYGACLLGSINLARLVRDPFDSNAELDEGALDDLVATAVRMMDNVVDASRFALPQQQEEARAKRRIGLGVTGLADALLMVGLRYGSDEAARQTERWLHRIARAAYLASAHLAKEKGAFPLFDADKYLASGSLTHMDQDVRDAIAEHGIRNALLTSIAPTGTISLFAGNVSSGIEPVFAYAYTRKVLQRDGSRTEEEVIDYAVQMWRDRFGDAALPDYFVNAQTLSPAEHVKMQAAAQKWVDSSISKTINCPEDISFEDFKDVYLQAYETGCKGCTTYRPNDVTGSVLSVGAGDENAGAAKADHIPVSDGTHPVPPGEVVYISDPLDRPQSLEGHTYKLKWPDSEHAIYITINDIVISGRRRPFEVFINSKNMEHFAWTVALTRMISAVFRRGGDVSFVVEELKAVFDPRGGAWMQGKYVPSILAAIGGVIERHLVAIGFIEGEGMGLKRDPTSEAAVAGTLPRGPSCPSCGSYDMRMVEGCMTCMSCGHSKCG, from the coding sequence GTGGGAAGACGCATTCTACGCCGCGCTGGAGGATTTCCGGTTCCTGCCCGCGGGGCGGATTACCGCGGGCGCGGGCACCGGGCGGTCGGTTACGCTTTTCAACTGCTTCGTCATGGGCACCATCCCCGACAGCATGGGCGGCATCTTCGAGGCGCTGAAAGAGGCCGCCTTGACCATGCAGCAGGGCGGGGGGATCGGCTACGACTTCTCGACGATCCGCCCCAAGGGGGCGGATGTGAAGGGCGTCGCGGCGGATGCGTCGGGGCCGCTGTCCTTTATGGATGTGTGGGACGCGATGTGCCGCACAATCATGTCGGCCGGCAGCCGCCGGGGCGCGATGATGGCCACCATGCGCTGTGACCACCCCGATATCGAGGACTTCATAACGGCCAAGCAGGATGCGGCCCGCCTGCGCATGTTCAACCTGTCCGTCCTTGTGACCGATGCGTTCATGGAGGCTGTGAAAGCCGATGGGCCCTGGGAACTGACCTTCGATGGCAAGGTCTATCACACGGTCGAGGCGCGCGATCTGTGGAACCGGATCATGCGCGCGACCTATGATTATGCCGAACCGGGCGTGATCTTCATCGACCGGATCAACCAGATGAACAACCTCGCCTATTGCGAGGAGATCGCCGCCACAAACCCCTGCGGGGAGCAGCCCTTGCCGCCCTATGGCGCCTGCCTCTTGGGGTCGATCAACCTTGCGCGCCTTGTCCGTGACCCGTTCGACAGCAACGCGGAGCTGGATGAGGGCGCGCTGGACGATCTGGTCGCGACCGCCGTGCGCATGATGGACAACGTCGTGGATGCCAGCCGCTTTGCCCTTCCGCAACAGCAGGAAGAGGCACGCGCCAAGCGCCGGATCGGGCTGGGGGTCACCGGGCTGGCCGATGCCCTGTTGATGGTGGGCCTGCGCTATGGGTCGGACGAGGCGGCGCGCCAGACGGAGCGCTGGTTGCACCGGATCGCCCGCGCCGCCTATCTGGCCTCGGCGCATCTGGCGAAGGAGAAGGGGGCGTTCCCCCTGTTCGACGCCGACAAATACCTCGCCAGCGGATCGCTGACCCACATGGATCAGGACGTGCGCGACGCGATCGCCGAACATGGCATCCGCAATGCGCTTCTGACCTCCATCGCGCCGACGGGAACGATCAGCCTGTTCGCCGGGAATGTCTCCTCGGGGATCGAACCGGTCTTTGCCTATGCCTACACCCGCAAGGTGCTGCAGCGCGACGGATCGCGAACCGAGGAAGAGGTGATCGACTATGCCGTACAGATGTGGCGCGACAGGTTCGGTGATGCGGCCCTGCCCGACTACTTCGTCAACGCGCAGACCCTGAGCCCGGCCGAGCATGTGAAGATGCAGGCGGCGGCCCAGAAATGGGTGGATTCCTCGATCTCCAAGACGATCAACTGCCCGGAGGATATCTCGTTCGAGGACTTCAAGGACGTCTATCTGCAAGCCTACGAGACGGGTTGCAAAGGCTGCACCACCTATCGCCCGAACGACGTGACGGGGAGCGTGCTGAGCGTCGGCGCAGGCGACGAGAACGCGGGCGCTGCGAAGGCCGACCACATCCCCGTCTCTGACGGAACGCATCCCGTGCCGCCCGGCGAAGTCGTATACATCTCCGACCCGCTCGACCGTCCGCAATCGCTGGAGGGCCACACCTACAAACTGAAATGGCCCGACAGCGAGCATGCGATCTACATCACCATCAACGATATCGTCATCTCCGGCCGCCGCCGCCCGTTCGAGGTTTTCATCAATTCCAAGAACATGGAGCATTTTGCCTGGACCGTGGCACTGACCCGGATGATCTCGGCCGTGTTCCGCCGGGGGGGCGATGTCAGCTTCGTTGTCGAGGAACTGAAGGCCGTTTTCGACCCACGCGGGGGCGCATGGATGCAGGGCAAATACGTCCCCTCGATCCTCGCCGCGATCGGCGGTGTCATCGAACGCCATCTCGTCGCCATCGGCTTTATCGAGGGCGAGGGCATGGGCCTGAAGCGCGATCCCACCTCTGAGGCCGCGGTCGCCGGGACGCTCCCCCGCGGCCCGTCCTGCCCCTCCTGCGGCTCCTACGACATGCGGATGGTGGAGGGCTGCATGACATGCATGTCTTGCGGACATTCCAAGTGCGGGTGA